A region from the Paraburkholderia youngii genome encodes:
- a CDS encoding aldo/keto reductase has protein sequence MSASIGSRIGQRRRIGRGSLQVSGLGLGTAPLGGLYRDLSEEEAHATIAAAWDAGVRYFDTAPHYGNTKAEHRLGAALRHYPRGEYVLSTKVGRRFVPRTSPFDDREGWQNPLPFEAIYDYTHDGILRSFEDSQQRLGIVDIDILLVHDIGRVTHGDRHPHYWRQLTEGGGFRALERLRSTGAIKAVGLGVNEGAVILDAMAECDIDCALLAGRYTLLEQTTLDDLLPACEARGVSILLGGAFNSGILARGVEGDLKFNYGAAPPEVIERVARLEAVCRAHNVPLAAAALQFPYAHPAVATVLTGARSADELRENVASFEQPIPAALWSALRDAGLLDPRAPAPED, from the coding sequence ATGTCGGCATCGATCGGATCCAGGATCGGGCAACGGCGCCGGATCGGCCGCGGCTCGTTGCAGGTGAGCGGACTAGGGCTCGGCACGGCGCCGCTCGGCGGCCTGTATCGCGACCTGTCCGAGGAGGAGGCCCATGCGACCATCGCCGCCGCCTGGGACGCGGGCGTGCGCTACTTCGACACCGCGCCGCACTACGGCAACACCAAGGCCGAGCATCGGCTCGGCGCCGCGTTGCGCCACTATCCGCGCGGCGAATATGTGCTGTCGACCAAGGTCGGCCGCCGCTTCGTGCCGCGCACGTCGCCATTCGACGACCGCGAAGGCTGGCAGAATCCGCTGCCGTTCGAAGCGATCTACGACTATACGCACGACGGCATTCTGCGTTCGTTCGAGGACAGCCAGCAGCGCCTCGGCATCGTCGATATCGACATCCTGCTCGTGCATGACATCGGCCGCGTCACGCACGGCGACCGGCATCCGCACTACTGGCGGCAACTGACCGAAGGCGGCGGTTTCCGCGCGCTGGAGCGCCTGCGTTCGACCGGCGCGATCAAGGCGGTCGGCCTCGGTGTCAACGAAGGCGCGGTGATTCTCGACGCGATGGCCGAGTGCGATATCGATTGCGCGTTGCTCGCGGGGCGTTATACGCTGCTCGAGCAGACCACCCTCGATGACCTGCTGCCCGCCTGCGAGGCGCGCGGCGTCAGCATTCTGCTCGGCGGCGCGTTCAATTCGGGCATTCTGGCGCGCGGCGTCGAAGGCGATCTGAAATTCAATTACGGCGCAGCGCCGCCCGAGGTGATCGAGCGCGTCGCGCGTCTGGAGGCGGTATGCCGCGCGCACAATGTGCCGCTCGCCGCTGCCGCGTTGCAGTTTCCGTATGCGCATCCGGCGGTCGCCACCGTGCTGACCGGCGCGCGCAGTGCCGACGAATTGCGCGAGAACGTCGCGTCGTTCGAGCAGCCGATCCCCGCGGCCTTGTGGTCCGCATTGCGCGACGCGGGCCTGCTCGACCCGCGCGCGCCCGCGCCCGAGGACTGA